DNA from Kitasatospora herbaricolor:
GCGAGCGGCGCTGTCGCGGAGGTGACGGCGCTGGCCGCCCGGGGCGGGTCGAGCCGGCTGGTGCGCGAGGCGAGGGCCCTGCGGGAGGCGCTGGGGGAGGCACGGGGTGAGGCGCCGGGGGAGAGGTGACGGGAGCCGTCCGGAGTGACGAGGCCGCAGGCCCGCCGGTGGGAGCAGGTGTCGGCCGCACGGGTTCAGGAACGATCGTTCTTGACTGATCGTTCCTGAACCTCTACGGTCTGAGGCATGGGAAGACCACGCGCTTTCGACGAGGACGAGGCCGTCCAGGCCGCAGCCGGACTGTTCGCCGCCCAGGGGTACGAGGGCACCTCGGTGGACGACCTGGTCACCGGGCTCGGCGTGCACCGGGGCAGCCTCTACAAGGTGTTCGGCAGCAAGCGCGGCCTCTACCTGGCCGCCCTGCGCAGGCACCTGGACCAGGAGGTCCTCCCGGTGGCCGCCGCCCTCGCCGCCGCTCCCGACCCGGCCGTCCTGCTGACCCGGGCCGTCGCCGCCTACGACGGCGGGCCCGCCGGCGGGTTCCTGCTGCTGGCCGCCGCCGAGCGGGCCCCGGTCGACCCCGAGGTGGCCGCGCTGGTGGAGGAGGGGCTGGCCGCCCTGGACGTGGCGGTCGCCACCGTCCTCGGGGCGGAGGAGCCGCCGCCCGGGGAGCCGGCCGACGGCCTGGCCGGGATCCTCGGCGCGACCGTCCTCGGACTGCGCCTGCGGGCCCGGGCCGCCGGCACCCCGCCGCCCGCCGAAGCCGTCGTGGCCTTCGCCGGCCGGCTCGCGGCCACCCTGCCGCAGCCGCCTCGACGGGCCTAGGCCCGGCGCCACCGCACGTCGTCAGCACGGCGCACCGCACCACCCACCCCGTACCACCCACCGCGTACCACCCGTAGCTAAGCAACAGCAGAGGAGCGTTCCATGGCCCGTGTCAGCGTCACCGACGGCACCCTGGTGGTCGAGGTCGAGGGGATCGACAAGCTCTGGGCCCTCAAGAGCCGGCTGGAGATCCCGCTGGCCAACGTCCGCGGGGCGACGATCGACCCCGGGATGGCCCACGAGTCCAGGGGCATCAAGCTGCTGGGCACCCACATGCCCGGGCTGATCACCGCCGGCACCTTCCGCTCCCACGGCGACCGGGTCTTCTGGGACGTCAAGAACCCGGCGGGTGCGATCGTCGTCGAACTCGCCGACGAGAACTACACCCGCCTGATCCTGGAGGTCGCCGACCCGCGGGCGACCGTCCGGCTGATCGAGCAGGCCAAGCGCCCGGCCTGAGCCGGCGTCCGGCCCGAGCGGTCCCCGTCCGGAGGCCCCGCTCGGCGCGAGGACCACCCCCGTTTTGACGGCCCGCCGGGCGCCCGGGTCGCCCCCGGGGGCGCGGTCGGGGCGGGGGACGCGGGCCTCTAGAGTGGGCCGTCCCCGCCGCCGAACCCCGCCCGGAGCACCTGTGCTGCACCTGCGACTGATCGTGCCCGCCGACCTGCGCGAGACCGTGCGCGATCTGCTCGACGGCTCGGTCGGCGTGACCCACCTGATCACGCTGCCCGACGCGGCCGTCCGGCCCGCGGGTGACGTGGTGCTGTGCGACGTGGCCCGCGAGGCCGCCGACGAGGTGCTCGGGGCGCTCCGCGCGACCGGGATCACCGAGCGCGGCGCCATCGGCGTCGAGCAGGTCGAGCTGACCCTCTCGGCCGCCGCCGACGAGGCCGAGCGGCTGGCACCGGGGGAGGGCGCCGACGCCCTGGTCTGGGAGGAGGTCTCCGAGATCACCCATGAGGAGTCCACCCTCACCGGCGTCTACCTGGCCTTTCTGGCCGTCGCCACCATGCTGGCCGCCTGCGGCGCGGTGCTGGACAGCGCGATCCTGGTGGTCGGCGCGATGGCCGTCGGGCCCGAGTTCGGCCCGCTGGCCGGACTCTGCGTCGCGCTCGTCCAGCGGCGGGCCCGGCCCGCCCTGCGCTCGCTCCTGGCGCTGGTGGTGGGGTTCGCGGTGGCGATGGCCCTGACCGCCGGTTTCACGCTGCTGATGGACGCCCTCGGCCTGTTCAGTCACGAGGCCTTCGAGGCCGCGCGGCCCAACACCTCCTTCATCTGGAAGCCGGACGCGACGTCCTTCGTGGTGGCCTTCCTGGCCGGCATCGCCGGCCTGCTCTCACTGACCTCGGCCAAGGCCGGGATGCTGGTCGGCGTCGCCATCTCGGTGACCACGGTGCCCGCGGCCGCCAACGCCGCCGTCGCGCTCGCCTACGACGATCTGGGGCAGTTCTGGGGTTCGAGCACCCAGCTGGCCCTCAACACGGCCGGCATCCTGCTGGCGGGGATGCTGACCCTGACGGTCCAGCGGGGCGCCTGGTGGCTGACCCGGCGTCGGGGCGGCGCGGCCGTGCGGCCCGGCGCCGGCGGCTGAACCACGGCCGGCCGGACGGGGTCGCCGGCCCCGGTCGTCCCGTCCCGCCGGGGCTGCCGGGGGACGGGGGCCGGCCGGTCGCGGCGGCGGATCAGACGGTGACGCCGTCGCCCTCCGCCGCCGCGACCTGCGGTCCGGCGGCGACCGCGGGTGCGCCCTGCGAGCCGTGCGCGGCCTGCCCGGACTGCCCAGCCTGCGTGGCCCGGGTGCCCGGCCCGGCCTGGGCGGCCGCTGCGGCCCCGGTGACCTCGGCGGCCGGCTCCTCGCCGGCCAGCGAGTCCGGGACGACCAGGTCGGCGCCGGCGGGCATCGAGGCGACGGCCCGCCACCACAGCTTGAGCGGGGGCGGGTCGGCCGGCTCGAAGGGCTTGCCGGGCCGCGGCACCGCCAGCGTCGCGCCCAGCGCCTCGGCGGCCGCGACGCTGCGCTCCGGCGGCTCCTCCCAGGGGTGCGGCGCGAGGTTGAAGGTGCACCAGTGGATCGGCAGCATCACCTCGCCGCGGAGGTCCAGGTGCGCCCGGACGCCCTCCTCCGGCGTCATGTGCACCTCGGGCCAGAAGTCGCTGTAGGCGCCGACCTGCATCATGGTGGCGTCGAAGGGCCCGAGCCGCCGGCCGATCTCGGCGAAGCCGGGGAAGTAGCCGGTGTCGCCGCTGTGGAACACCCGGTGCCGCGGGCCGGCCACCACCCAGGACGCCCAGAGGAACAGCGGGCTGGTGCGCGGCCCCCGGCTGCAGTAGTGCCGCGCGGGGGTGGCGGTCAGGGTGAGCCCGGCGACCTCCGCCGACTCCCACCAGTCCAGTTCGACGATCCGCCGGGCCGGGACCCCCCAGTGCTCCAGGTGCGCGCCGACGCCGAGCGGTACCGCGAACGTGGCGCCGGTGCCGATCAGGCCTCGGACGGTCGCCATGTCCAGGTGGTCGTAGTGGTCGTGCGAGACCACCACCACGTCGACGGGTCCCAGCTCGGCGAGCGGGATCGGGACGGGGTGCAGCCGCTTGGGCCCGGTCCAGCCGAACGGTGAGCAGCGCTCGCCCCAGACCGGGTCGAACAGCACCCGCCGGCCGTCCAGCTCGGCCAGCACGGTCGCGTGGCCCAGCCAGGTCAGCCGTAGTCCGGAGGCCGGTGGCTCGGCCAGCTCGCCCGGCAGCAGCCGGTGCAGCGGCACGGCCGCGGCGGGCATCCGGCGGACCCGGTCGGCGGTCAGCTGGGCGTGGGTGACCTCCAGCGGTGACCTCTCGTAGACCAGGCGCCGGGTCGGCACCGGATTACGGAACGCACCGTCCACGAACTGGGGTGAGCGGTGGATCCGGGCCAGCCGCTCACCGCGCGGATCGGCGCCGAAGGCCTCCGTCCGGATCTGGTGCCAGGCGGTGCGCGGCAGCCCGGACAACCGAGGAGGGGAGGAGAACTGCGAGGTCAGACCGGTGACGCGGGCGTACCACGGGAGGGAGCTGGGCACGGTACCTCCAAGGACGGGAGCATCCGGGCCGCACCGGCGGGGTTGCCGTCGTACGGCCGTCGTACGAGCGTCTATTGCCCAACTGTTGCGGTTCGAATACCGGCATGCCGAGGGCCGCACGACAGCGACGCGGGAGCCCTTGCCGTACGACAACCATCTCGTCGGACCATACCGGCCGGGGGCGGCCCCGACCCGGTGGAACCGCCCGCGGGACGCCGTTCGGCGTACCGCCCGCCGGGGCCGGACGGGCCGGGCCCCGCGGCGGTGCCCCGGCTCCCCGAGGCGGCAGGGGCCTCGGAGGCCTCGGAGGCCTCGGAGGTGTCAGAGGTAGAAGCGGGTGATGGTCTCCGCGACGCAGTGCGGCTTGGCGCTCTCCTCGCTGACGACGGTGAACCGCACCACCGCCTGCACCCCGCCCGGCACCTCGGTGGCGGAGACCAGCTCGGCCGTCGCCCGCAGCGCCGTGCCGACCGGGACGGGCGCCGGGAACCGGACCTTCTCCGAGCCGTAGTTCAGCGCCATCCGGACGCCCTCGACGCCGTAGCACTCCTTGGCCAGCACCGGGATCAGCGAGAGCGTCAGGTAGCCGTGCGCGATGGTCGAGCCGAACGGGCTCTCCTTGGCGCGCGCCGGGTCGACGTGGATCCACTGGTGGTCGCCGGTGGCCTCCGCGAACAGGTCGATCCTGGCCTGGTCGACGGTGTGCCACTCGCTGGTGCCCAGCACGGTGCCGACGGCCGCGGTCAGGTCGGCGAGGGAGGCGAAGATCGTCAAGGTGCGCTCCAGGGGGCGGGGATGCTCCGGGGTGGTGGGGCGGCCCGGGGTGCGCGGGACGCGGGCCGCCGGTGCCTCCGCAGAGTATGCCTACTCACCGGTCACCTGTCAGCGGCACTCCCCGCGGCCGGTCCGCCGGGCCCCGGCGCTCCCGCCCCGGCCCTCGGCCGCCCGGTTGCTCAGCTCTTCTGCAGCGAACGGCCGAGCGGCAGCTGCCGCTCGCCGCTGACCAGCTCCGGGAGGATCAGCACGAACATCGGCTCGGCGGCCCCGGCGCAGTCCTCCCAGGGGCGCGGGCCGGTCCGCAGCAGCCGCTCGTGCAGCGCCGGGTCGGACACCACCTGGGCCCGTCCGTGCACCAGGACGCTCCACCCCGTCCGGGTGGCGGCGTCCAGGACGTCGGCCTGGAAGGCGGCCACGGTGTCGTCCAGGGCCCGCCGGACGGTCACGCCCTGCCGCAGGGCCAGCACCAGCGGGCCGTCCGCCGTGACCTCGAACGCCACCGGCAGCACGGCGGGCAGCGCGTGGGCGGTGTACACCACCCGCCCGACGGGCACGGTGCCGAGCAGGTGGAGGCACTCCTCCTCGCTCAGCGACTCCACACGGTTGTCACGGTCCATGTGGTGAATGGTCCCCCTCCGGGCGGCCGCGCCATAGGGCCCATGGTCCCGGACCGCCGGGACGGACGGCCGGGCCGGGCCGGCGGGGCGGTCCGGACGGGCGGCCCCGGCGGCGGCGCCGCGCCCGCCGGCCGAAAGGCGCCCGGGAGCGATTAGGGGTCGGATTCCGGACGCCGTCCTTCCGGCGGCCCCCGCGGCGGTAGCTTGGCGGCGGTACGGGGCGTTCCGTACGCGGTACGGCGCAGCGGTCCCTGGTACGGCGGGGCCGGCAAGGAGGGGTGCGCGGATGGTCGGTGGAGTCGATCTGGTCGTGATCGGGGCGGACGGGGGGCCGGAGCGCAGCTACGGCGGCTCGGCCATGGCGGCGCAGGGGGCGCGGCTGCTGGCCGAGGTGCTGCCCGGGATGTGCTTCGACGCCGGGGCCGCGGGCTGCCGGGTCACCCTGCTGGAGCCGGAGGCGGACGCCAACCGGATGCTGACCGCCCTGCGCGAGGCGGCGGGGCGCGGCGGGCGCTGGCTGGTGGTCTGCCTGATCGGCCAGCTGGTGACCGACCCGAAGGGCCGCCGGCTGGCCCTGGTGACGGGCGGCAGTACGCCCGACAACGCCTACCGGCGCGGGCTGGCCTGGGACTGGGTGGTCAGCGCGATGGTCCACGGCGACCAGGAGGAGACCTTGCTGCTGGTCGACGCGGTCACCGACCGGGACACCTGGACGGCACTCGAACGCGGGGGCGGCGAGGACGGGGTGGGAGAGCTGCTCAGCTACTCCCGGGTGCCCTTGTGGGGCCGGGTCGCACGGCACTCGGGCGGCAGACGCGGCCGGACGGACGTCCTGCCGGGCGGCGAGGGCTCGTTCAGCCGCTCGCTGGTCCGGGTGCTGGAGCACGGGGTGCCGGGCGGGCCGGCCGCGGTCGGCCCGCTGGAGCTGCAGCCGGCCGTCCTCGCGCAGGTGGAGCAGGCGGAGGCGGCGGCCGGCCCGGCCGCCGCCCGGGTGCTCGTACCGCCGCAGGGCGGAAGGTTGTTGATGCGCAATCGGGCGGCGGTGCGGGGCGCATTGGCCGGATTGTCGCTTTCCGAAGAACTGTTGGCCGTTCTGTGGCGAGAAAATGCCCCGACGGATCCGCCGTCCGCGTAAGGTCAGGGGGCCCGAGGTGTTGCCGAGATGGGCCGGTTTGGCGAAGAATCGATGCTCTGGCGGCAGACACGGCGGGGACAGCGGATTTTTATCGGCGGCCAGTGACCACGGACGGGGTCGGTCGCGACGAGGTGGGGCGATGCGGCAGCGCGGAAATGTGTTGCGTCCTGGGGCGGTTGGGGTTGGTGGGGCGGTATTGGTGATGCTGCTGAGCTCCTGTGGGGCCAGTGGTGGAGCCGGTTCTGCTGATCGGCTCGGGACTTCCGCACCCAGTGTTGCGGCAGTGACTCCGGTAACACCTTCGGGTGGTTCCGGCACGGACGGGATCGCGCCGACCGAGGGCCCGGAAGGAGCCATCGGCCGGGCCGCCCTGAGGACGTATCAGGACTGGTGGGCCGCGCAGACGGACGCCTTCGGCCGGTCCGATTCCGACGCTTCCCAGCTTCAGGCCTACTCGAGCGGGAAGGCCCTCACCGAAGCGGTCGCCAACCTCCACCAGTTGCACGAGGCGAAGTTGGTGATGATCGGAAGTCCACGCAATTCCCCGGTGGTGAAGGTCATTGATCTGAAGGCGGATCCGCAGACCGCCGTCGTCGAGGACTGCCTGGATGTGACCGACTGGCATCAGGCGGATGCCACCACCCGTGCGACAAAGGATCCACAGAAGCGCCTGACGCGGTACATCGCGACCGTTTCCCTGCGCAAGTCCGATGCACGCTGGCTGATCGTCGAGTTCAAACGCGAGGTGGACCGAACGTGCTGAAGTCTATTGGGCGATTGACGATTCGGGTGATGCTGGCGGCCGGGCTGCTGCTCACCCCCGCGGGCCCCGCCTGGGCGGAGGGCCCGGACGGTGATGTGCACCAGTGCGAGGTGACCACCATCTGCACCGATGTGCACGAACCGGGGACGACACCGACACCGGGAACCACCGGAGGCACCGGTACGAACAACGGCGGCGGCGTCCAGACCTGCACCTGGAACGGCCAGCAGTGGCCGTGCTGGGACAACGACCTGGGCTGGTTCGACAGTTCGAACGGCTGCTACTACCACCGCTCCAGCCCGCAGCCGCCCGCCGGCAGCAAGGACTGGGCCGGCCACGACCCGGCGGACGGCGCCGTCTACGAGGTCAACTGCCGGCAGACCGCCGGCGGTCTGCTGCCGCAGGACCCGGTCTTCCTCGCCCAGGCCCCCGGCGGCCCGCCGCCGGACAACCCGGCCACCCTCGCCAAGGACGCCCGCGACCGGATCGTCTTCACCGCCCCGCAGCCGCACATCGCCCCGGCCGAGAAGGCCCTGGTCGGCCTGCCGGTCTGGCTCTGGTACGACTGGAGCGGCGCGGCGAAGCCGCCGCAGCCCGTGACGGTGAAGGGCAACTACATCTCGGTCACCGCCACGCCCTCGGTCCGCAAGGTGATCTGGGACCTCGGCGACGGTCACACCGTGGAGTGCAAGGGACCGGGCACGCCGTACCCGCCCGGCGCCACCGGGCCGTCCCCCGACTGCCCCTACGTCTTCACGGCCAGCTCCGCGCTCAGGGCCAACGGCTCGTTCTCGGTGACGGTCACGGTGGTGTGGCAGACCGACTCGGTGATCGTCGGCGCGGGCACGAAGGTCGGGCAGCCGATCCTGCTGTCGACCACCAGCGCGCCGTTCGAACTGAAGGTCGGCGAGGTCCAGGTCCTGAACTGACCGCCGCCGCCCACCCCTCCCGTACCAGTACCGACCCGCACGAAAGGCCGAAACCCGGTGGAGAACCGAACCTATCCGACGCCGGGTACCGGCACGGCCACGCTCGTGCCGGAGCCCGCCCGCGGCACCCCGCACACCCCGCCCCGCACCCTGCGGGCCCGGCGGCGCCGGCCGGCCGTGCTGGCCATGGCGGTGGCCCTGATCGCGGCCGGCGGGCTGGGCGGCGCGGTGCTCTACAACAGCACCGGTCAGCGGATCGCCGTGCTGGCACTTGCCCATGACGTCCCGTTCGGCCAGGTGCTGACGGCGAACGACCTGGTGGTGGCCAGGATCGCCGGCGACCCCGCGATCAAGCCGTTGTCCGCCGCCGACCAGGCGCGGGTCGTCGGGATGCGCGCCGCCACCGACCTCAAGCAGGGCGCGCTGCTGGTCAAGGCGGACATCGCGCAGGGCCTCACCCTGCAGCCGGGCCAGCTGGTCGTCGGCATCGCGGCCAAGCGCACCCAGTTGCCGGCCACCAAGCTGCAGCCGGGGGTGGCGGTGATCGTCGTCTCCACCCCCGACCCGGGCTCCGGTCAGGGCGGCGGAACCACCCGGACACCGGAGGCGCTGGCGGCCGTGGTCACGGCCGTCGGCAAGGCCGACACGGACGGCAGCCAGGTGATCGACGTGGCGGTCGCCGCGGCCGAGGGCGTGCGGCTGGCGGCCTGGGTGGCGAGCACCAAGTTCCAGGTGGTGCTGGCCCCGCGCGGCGAGGCCCCGGCCGCCGCACCGTCCGGGGCGGCACCGTCCGCCCCCGCCACCGGCGGCGCACCGGCCACCGGTGCCTCCGGGCCCGCGCCGTCGGGGAGCGCGACGCAGAGGAGCGGCACCTGATGGCGGTGATCGCGGTCGTCGGCGGTCCGGGGGCGCCGGGCGCCACCACGGCGGCCCTCGCCCTGCTGCTCGCCTGGCCGTTGGAGCCCGGACGCAAGATCCTGCTGGTCGAGTGCGACCCGGACGGCGGAGCCGTCCTCGCGGGCGCCCTGGAGGGCCGGGTGGAGGCGGTCTACGGGCTGCGCAACCTGGCCGTCGCGGACCGGCGGGGACTGCTCGCCCAGACCCTCTGGGACCAGCTGATCGACCTCTCCCCGGAGGGCACCACCGAGCGGCTGCTGCTGCCCGGCCTCACCGACCCCACCCAGGCCCCCGGGCTGGCGTACACCTGGGAGCCGCTGGTCGAGACCCTGCACGGGCTCGAACAGCAGGGCTACGACGTGCTCCTGGACCTCGGACGCTCCGGCGCCACCGGGCCGAGCGCGGTGCTGGCCCGCCGCGCCGACGTGGTCGTGGCCACCCTGCGGACCACCCTGCGCGGGCTCAGCGCCGCCCGGCCGCGGCTGGCCGCCCTGCGCGAGGACCTCGACAACGCCGGCAGCGGCGCGGACGCCCTCGGGCTGCTGCTGGTCGCCGAAGGCCCCTACTCCGCCTCCGAGGTCTCGCGCGAGTTCGGCCTGCCCACCCTGGGCCTGCTGCCGCACGCGCCGCGGACGGCGCGGGTGCTGTCGGACGGCGGGGACAGCACCGACCGCCGGTTCATCCGCTCCGAGCTGATGCGCACGGCCCGCTCGGCCGCCGACCAGATCCAGTTGCTCACCCGCAGCCGCCGGCGCCGGCTGGCACCCGGGGGGTCGCCCGCGCAGGCCGCGGCCGCACCGCTCGCCGCGGGCGGGGCGCCGGAGCCGGCCGGCCCGCAGGCCCCGCCCGTCCCGCAGGTTCCTCACGCCCAGCACGTCCCGTACGGGCAGGCGGCGTACGCGCGCCCGGTTCAGGACCAGCCCGTCCAGGACCGGTCCGCCGACGCCCGGCCCGCGCAGGTCCGGCCGCCGGCCGCGCCGGTGCCGCCCGGGCAGGGCCTCCCGGTGCCAGGTGGCCTCCCGGTGGAACACCAGCCGCCGCGCGGTTCCTGGCAGTCCGGCCCCACCGGCCATCCCCTGGCCTACCCGCAGCAGCCCGGGCCGCCCGGGTACGGGACGGCGCCCGCGTACGGCGCCGCTCCCGCGCACGGAACCACGTCCTCGTACGGGACGGCGCCGCTGGCCGGGCTCGCCCCGCAGCCGGCCGCCCCCGCGCCGTTCCCCGGGCAGCAGCCGCCGCCGCAGGCCCACCCCCAGCAGACCTGGGCCGCACCGCAGTCCGGCGCGGCCCAGGGGTACGGCGGTCCGCAGCCGTCCGCTCCGCAGTCGTCCGGGGCCCGGCCCCCGGGGTCGCAGGCGTACCCGCAGACCGGGCAGCCGTCCTGGCCCCAGCCCGCGCCGGGGTACTGGTCGCAGGAGCCGGATGGGGCCCGGCCGCCGCAGACGCCGTCCACGCAGACGCCGTCCCCGCTGACGCCGTCC
Protein-coding regions in this window:
- a CDS encoding TetR/AcrR family transcriptional regulator, which translates into the protein MGRPRAFDEDEAVQAAAGLFAAQGYEGTSVDDLVTGLGVHRGSLYKVFGSKRGLYLAALRRHLDQEVLPVAAALAAAPDPAVLLTRAVAAYDGGPAGGFLLLAAAERAPVDPEVAALVEEGLAALDVAVATVLGAEEPPPGEPADGLAGILGATVLGLRLRARAAGTPPPAEAVVAFAGRLAATLPQPPRRA
- a CDS encoding DUF389 domain-containing protein, which produces MLHLRLIVPADLRETVRDLLDGSVGVTHLITLPDAAVRPAGDVVLCDVAREAADEVLGALRATGITERGAIGVEQVELTLSAAADEAERLAPGEGADALVWEEVSEITHEESTLTGVYLAFLAVATMLAACGAVLDSAILVVGAMAVGPEFGPLAGLCVALVQRRARPALRSLLALVVGFAVAMALTAGFTLLMDALGLFSHEAFEAARPNTSFIWKPDATSFVVAFLAGIAGLLSLTSAKAGMLVGVAISVTTVPAAANAAVALAYDDLGQFWGSSTQLALNTAGILLAGMLTLTVQRGAWWLTRRRGGAAVRPGAGG
- a CDS encoding MBL fold metallo-hydrolase; this translates as MSGLPRTAWHQIRTEAFGADPRGERLARIHRSPQFVDGAFRNPVPTRRLVYERSPLEVTHAQLTADRVRRMPAAAVPLHRLLPGELAEPPASGLRLTWLGHATVLAELDGRRVLFDPVWGERCSPFGWTGPKRLHPVPIPLAELGPVDVVVVSHDHYDHLDMATVRGLIGTGATFAVPLGVGAHLEHWGVPARRIVELDWWESAEVAGLTLTATPARHYCSRGPRTSPLFLWASWVVAGPRHRVFHSGDTGYFPGFAEIGRRLGPFDATMMQVGAYSDFWPEVHMTPEEGVRAHLDLRGEVMLPIHWCTFNLAPHPWEEPPERSVAAAEALGATLAVPRPGKPFEPADPPPLKLWWRAVASMPAGADLVVPDSLAGEEPAAEVTGAAAAAQAGPGTRATQAGQSGQAAHGSQGAPAVAAGPQVAAAEGDGVTV
- a CDS encoding MaoC family dehydratase, with translation MTIFASLADLTAAVGTVLGTSEWHTVDQARIDLFAEATGDHQWIHVDPARAKESPFGSTIAHGYLTLSLIPVLAKECYGVEGVRMALNYGSEKVRFPAPVPVGTALRATAELVSATEVPGGVQAVVRFTVVSEESAKPHCVAETITRFYL
- a CDS encoding pyridoxamine 5'-phosphate oxidase family protein, with amino-acid sequence MDRDNRVESLSEEECLHLLGTVPVGRVVYTAHALPAVLPVAFEVTADGPLVLALRQGVTVRRALDDTVAAFQADVLDAATRTGWSVLVHGRAQVVSDPALHERLLRTGPRPWEDCAGAAEPMFVLILPELVSGERQLPLGRSLQKS
- a CDS encoding SAF domain-containing protein; this translates as MENRTYPTPGTGTATLVPEPARGTPHTPPRTLRARRRRPAVLAMAVALIAAGGLGGAVLYNSTGQRIAVLALAHDVPFGQVLTANDLVVARIAGDPAIKPLSAADQARVVGMRAATDLKQGALLVKADIAQGLTLQPGQLVVGIAAKRTQLPATKLQPGVAVIVVSTPDPGSGQGGGTTRTPEALAAVVTAVGKADTDGSQVIDVAVAAAEGVRLAAWVASTKFQVVLAPRGEAPAAAPSGAAPSAPATGGAPATGASGPAPSGSATQRSGT